A genomic segment from Sulfuritalea hydrogenivorans sk43H encodes:
- the ftsY gene encoding signal recognition particle-docking protein FtsY — MFGFLKTKDDPAAPSAAATAARAPWSERLKAGLSRTRETLNTPLTELFSRAKIDDDLLDDLETTLLTADCGVDATHWLLAELKATVKRDRLETPAQLRSALTQGLRTLLAPLEQPLQAEGHQPFVIMIAGVNGAGKTTSIGKLAKHFQSQGKSVLLAAGDTFRAAAREQLTAWGERNGVTVIAQESGDPAAVVFDAIHAARARKIDVVLADTAGRLPTQLHLMEEIAKVRRVIQKAHDTGPHEVLLVLDANIGQNAVQQVKAFDKAIGVTGLVITKLDGTAKGGVLAAIARQCPKPVRFIGVGEGIDDLQAFRTGEFVEALLGPSSGSSPGASS; from the coding sequence ATGTTTGGTTTCCTGAAAACAAAGGACGATCCCGCAGCGCCGTCGGCAGCGGCGACAGCGGCACGCGCTCCATGGAGCGAACGCCTCAAGGCCGGCCTTTCGCGCACCCGTGAAACCCTCAACACGCCGCTGACGGAACTCTTCAGCCGGGCGAAGATCGACGACGATCTGCTCGATGATCTGGAAACCACGCTGCTGACGGCGGATTGCGGCGTCGACGCCACGCACTGGCTGCTGGCTGAGCTCAAGGCCACCGTCAAGCGCGACAGGCTGGAAACCCCGGCCCAGCTGCGATCGGCCCTGACGCAGGGGCTGCGCACGCTGCTCGCCCCGCTGGAGCAACCACTGCAAGCCGAAGGCCATCAGCCCTTCGTCATCATGATCGCGGGCGTCAATGGCGCCGGCAAGACCACCTCGATCGGCAAGCTGGCCAAACATTTCCAGAGCCAGGGCAAGAGCGTCCTGCTCGCCGCCGGCGACACCTTCCGCGCCGCGGCGCGCGAGCAACTGACGGCCTGGGGCGAACGAAACGGCGTTACCGTCATCGCCCAGGAATCCGGCGATCCGGCGGCGGTGGTGTTCGACGCCATCCATGCCGCCCGCGCCCGCAAGATCGACGTGGTACTGGCCGACACCGCGGGACGTCTGCCGACGCAGCTGCACCTGATGGAAGAAATCGCCAAGGTGCGCCGCGTGATCCAGAAGGCCCATGACACCGGGCCGCACGAAGTGCTGCTGGTGCTCGACGCCAACATCGGCCAGAACGCCGTGCAGCAGGTCAAGGCCTTCGACAAGGCGATCGGCGTCACCGGGCTGGTGATCACCAAACTCGACGGCACTGCCAAGGGCGGCGTGCTCGCCGCCATCGCCCGTCAGTGTCCGAAACCGGTGCGCTTCATCGGCGTCGGCGAGGGCATCGACGACCTGCAGGCCTTCCGCACCGGGGAATTCGTCGAAGCGCTGCTGGGACCCTCATCGGGTTCCTCGCCGGGTGCTTCCTCTTGA
- a CDS encoding cell division ATP-binding protein FtsE, which yields MIRFDRVSKRYPPGIDALSDLSFEVAEGEMVVVSGHSGAGKSTLLKLIAAVEKSTGGAVLVGGQNIGGLARSALPFLRRRIGMVFQDQKLLFDRSVFDNVMLPLSIAGFPARDAAMRVRAALDKVGLANREKALPVMLSGGEQQRLAIARAVVNRPSLLLADEPTAHLDHETAADVARIFHEFHRVGVTLLIATYAYDLFPGARRLQLDHGKLVP from the coding sequence TTGATCCGCTTCGACCGCGTTTCCAAGCGCTATCCGCCGGGCATCGATGCGCTGTCCGACCTCAGTTTCGAGGTGGCCGAGGGCGAAATGGTGGTGGTCAGCGGCCACTCGGGCGCCGGCAAATCGACGCTGCTGAAACTCATTGCGGCCGTGGAAAAGTCCACCGGGGGCGCGGTTCTGGTCGGCGGCCAGAATATCGGCGGCCTGGCCCGATCCGCATTGCCCTTCCTGCGCCGGCGCATCGGCATGGTGTTCCAGGATCAGAAGCTGCTGTTCGATCGCAGCGTGTTCGACAACGTCATGCTACCCCTGTCGATCGCCGGTTTCCCGGCCAGGGATGCGGCCATGCGCGTTCGCGCGGCACTCGACAAGGTCGGCCTCGCCAACCGCGAGAAAGCCCTGCCGGTCATGCTTTCGGGGGGCGAACAGCAGCGTCTGGCGATCGCCCGCGCCGTGGTGAATCGACCTAGCCTGCTGCTGGCCGATGAGCCCACCGCCCATCTCGACCACGAAACCGCTGCGGATGTCGCGCGCATCTTCCACGAGTTCCACCGCGTAGGCGTTACCCTGCTGATCGCAACCTACGCCTACGATCTGTTTCCCGGCGCACGGCGCTTGCAGCTCGATCACGGGAAACTGGTGCCATGA